The Sebastes fasciatus isolate fSebFas1 chromosome 4, fSebFas1.pri, whole genome shotgun sequence genome window below encodes:
- the kcnc1b gene encoding potassium voltage-gated channel subfamily C member 1b isoform X4 — protein MGLSDDKDRIVINVGGIRHQTYRSTLRTLPGTRLSWLAEPDAPNHFDYDAKVEEFFFDRHPGVFAHILNYYRTGKLHCPADVCGPLYEEELAFWGIDETDVEPCCWMTYRQHREAEEALDSFGGGGLLDLGNDDAEPELEHATEDDVDEMTRRLAQGDTHDTRTGSLWSRWQKHVWALFEDPYSSKYARWVALASLFFILVSITTFCLETHEAFNPIINRTEVEVVDNVTVVHTYQETETALYLTYIEGVCVVWFTFEFLMRITFCPNKCDFIRNALNIIDFVAILPFYLEVGLSGLSSKAAKDVLGFLRVVRFVRILRIFKLTRHFVGLRVLGHTLRASTNEFLLLIIFLALGVLIFATMIYYAERIGANPNDPRASEHTHFKNIPIGFWWAVVTMTTLGYGDMYPQTTSGMLVGALCALAGVLTIAMPVPVIVNNFGMYYSLAMAKQKLPKKKNRHIPRAPQPGSPNFCKSSMSSQQPSPIPHDDNVLCFSTEGYEKPWSLNSMSGMSGDASGVSSVSALPCSPPCLMQHSHSPIPSIM, from the exons ATGGGCCTGAGCGACGACAAGGATCGCATTGTGATAAACGTGGGAGGGATCAGACATCAGACATACCGCAGCACCCTGCGCACCCTACCTGGCACCCGGCTGTCCTGGCTGGCCGAGCCTGATGCACCCAACCACTTTGACTATGACGCCAAAGTCGAGGAGTTCTTCTTCGACCGCCACCCGGGCGTGTTTGCGCACATCCTCAACTACTACCGGACAGGTAAGCTGCACTGCCCGGCTGATGTGTGCGGGCCTCTGTATGAGGAGGAGCTGGCCTTCTGGGGGATTGATGAGACGGACGTGGAGCCGTGCTGCTGGATGACCTACCGGCAGCACCGGGAGGCGGAGGAGGCCCTTGATAGTTTCGGCGGGGGGGGCCTGTTAGACCTGGGGAATGATGATGCGGAGCCCGAGCTGGAGCACGCTACCGAGGACGATGTGGATGAGATGACGAGGAGGCTGGCGCAGGGAGACACTCATGACACCAGGACTGGGAGCCTGTGGAGCCGCTGGCAGAAACATGTGTGGGCTCTGTTTGAGGACCCTTACTCCTCTAAATATGCAAGG TGGGTGGCTCTGGCCTCGCTGTTCTTTATCCTGGTGTCCATCACCACCTTCTGTCTGGAGACCCACGAGGCCTTCAACCCCATCATCAACCGCAccgaggtggaggtggtggacaaCGTCACAGTGGTGCACACCTACCAGGAGACTGAGACTGCGCTCTACCTCACCTACATCGAAGGCGTCTGCGTGGTGTGGTTCACTTTTGAGTTTCTAATGCGAATAACTTTCTGCCCGAACAAATGTGACTTCATTCGGAACGCCCTGAACATCATCGACTTCGTGGCCATCCTGCCCTTCTACCTGGAGGTTGGCCTCAGCGGGCTCTCCTCCAAGGCGGCGAAGGACGTGCTGGGTTTCCTGAGAGTGGTCCGCTTCGTGCGGATCCTGCGTATCTTCAAGCTGACCCGTCACTTTGTGGGGCTGAGGGTGCTGGGCCACACGCTGAGGGCCAGCACCAACGAGTTCCTTCTCCTCATCATCTTCCTCGCCCTCGGCGTGCTCATCTTTGCTACTATGATCTACTACGCTGAACGGATTGGAGCCAACCCCAACGACCCTCGAGCCAGCGAGCACACGCACTTCAAGAACATCCCGATTGGATTCTGGTGGGCCGTGGTGACCATGACGACCCTCGGCTATGGAGACATGTACCCTCAGACGACCTCCGGTATGCTGGTCGGAGCCTTGTGCGCCCTGGCGGGCGTGCTCACCATCGCCATGCCTGTACCTGTGATTGTCAACAACTTTGGAATGTATTACTCTCTGGCCATGGCGAAACAGAAActaccaaagaaaaaaaacaggcacaTCCCTCGGGCACCCCAACCAGGCTCTCCAAACTTCTGTAAGTCGAGCATGAGCTCCCAACAACCGAGCCCCATACCCCACGACGAC AACGTTCTCTGTTTTTCAACTGAAGGTTATGAAAAGCCTTGGAGCCTTAACAGCATGTCTGGCATGAGCGGGGATGCCTCTGGAGTGTCCTCAGTGTCCGCCCTGCCCTGCAGCCCACCTTGTCTAATGCAGCACTCACATTCTCCCATCCCATCCATTATGTAG
- the kcnc1b gene encoding potassium voltage-gated channel subfamily C member 1b isoform X2 — protein sequence MGLSDDKDRIVINVGGIRHQTYRSTLRTLPGTRLSWLAEPDAPNHFDYDAKVEEFFFDRHPGVFAHILNYYRTGKLHCPADVCGPLYEEELAFWGIDETDVEPCCWMTYRQHREAEEALDSFGGGGLLDLGNDDAEPELEHATEDDVDEMTRRLAQGDTHDTRTGSLWSRWQKHVWALFEDPYSSKYARWVALASLFFILVSITTFCLETHEAFNPIINRTEVEVVDNVTVVHTYQETETALYLTYIEGVCVVWFTFEFLMRITFCPNKCDFIRNALNIIDFVAILPFYLEVGLSGLSSKAAKDVLGFLRVVRFVRILRIFKLTRHFVGLRVLGHTLRASTNEFLLLIIFLALGVLIFATMIYYAERIGANPNDPRASEHTHFKNIPIGFWWAVVTMTTLGYGDMYPQTTSGMLVGALCALAGVLTIAMPVPVIVNNFGMYYSLAMAKQKLPKKKNRHIPRAPQPGSPNFCKSSMSSQQPSPIPHDDVFEIKFQDSKLNGEAANAALANEDCPHIDQAISPEEIFSPSERERPCFLVTTAERPNHTGGRVRRETQRQHRSRQPTESVCVMNHGVPTTMCMTHNGPSPT from the exons ATGGGCCTGAGCGACGACAAGGATCGCATTGTGATAAACGTGGGAGGGATCAGACATCAGACATACCGCAGCACCCTGCGCACCCTACCTGGCACCCGGCTGTCCTGGCTGGCCGAGCCTGATGCACCCAACCACTTTGACTATGACGCCAAAGTCGAGGAGTTCTTCTTCGACCGCCACCCGGGCGTGTTTGCGCACATCCTCAACTACTACCGGACAGGTAAGCTGCACTGCCCGGCTGATGTGTGCGGGCCTCTGTATGAGGAGGAGCTGGCCTTCTGGGGGATTGATGAGACGGACGTGGAGCCGTGCTGCTGGATGACCTACCGGCAGCACCGGGAGGCGGAGGAGGCCCTTGATAGTTTCGGCGGGGGGGGCCTGTTAGACCTGGGGAATGATGATGCGGAGCCCGAGCTGGAGCACGCTACCGAGGACGATGTGGATGAGATGACGAGGAGGCTGGCGCAGGGAGACACTCATGACACCAGGACTGGGAGCCTGTGGAGCCGCTGGCAGAAACATGTGTGGGCTCTGTTTGAGGACCCTTACTCCTCTAAATATGCAAGG TGGGTGGCTCTGGCCTCGCTGTTCTTTATCCTGGTGTCCATCACCACCTTCTGTCTGGAGACCCACGAGGCCTTCAACCCCATCATCAACCGCAccgaggtggaggtggtggacaaCGTCACAGTGGTGCACACCTACCAGGAGACTGAGACTGCGCTCTACCTCACCTACATCGAAGGCGTCTGCGTGGTGTGGTTCACTTTTGAGTTTCTAATGCGAATAACTTTCTGCCCGAACAAATGTGACTTCATTCGGAACGCCCTGAACATCATCGACTTCGTGGCCATCCTGCCCTTCTACCTGGAGGTTGGCCTCAGCGGGCTCTCCTCCAAGGCGGCGAAGGACGTGCTGGGTTTCCTGAGAGTGGTCCGCTTCGTGCGGATCCTGCGTATCTTCAAGCTGACCCGTCACTTTGTGGGGCTGAGGGTGCTGGGCCACACGCTGAGGGCCAGCACCAACGAGTTCCTTCTCCTCATCATCTTCCTCGCCCTCGGCGTGCTCATCTTTGCTACTATGATCTACTACGCTGAACGGATTGGAGCCAACCCCAACGACCCTCGAGCCAGCGAGCACACGCACTTCAAGAACATCCCGATTGGATTCTGGTGGGCCGTGGTGACCATGACGACCCTCGGCTATGGAGACATGTACCCTCAGACGACCTCCGGTATGCTGGTCGGAGCCTTGTGCGCCCTGGCGGGCGTGCTCACCATCGCCATGCCTGTACCTGTGATTGTCAACAACTTTGGAATGTATTACTCTCTGGCCATGGCGAAACAGAAActaccaaagaaaaaaaacaggcacaTCCCTCGGGCACCCCAACCAGGCTCTCCAAACTTCTGTAAGTCGAGCATGAGCTCCCAACAACCGAGCCCCATACCCCACGACGACGTTTTCGAGATAAAGTTTCAAG ATTCCAAGCTGAACGGCGAGGCGGCTAACGCAGCTCTGGCCAACGAAGACTGCCCTCACATAGACCAGGCCATATCTCCGGAGGAAATCTTCAGCCCCAGCGAGAGAGAGCGGCCCTGCTTCCTGGTCACCACAGCTGAACGCCCCAACCACACAGGGGGCAGAGTGAGGAGGG aGACCCAGCGACAGCACCGGAGCAGACAACCAACAGAGTCAGTTTGTGTTATGAACCATGGTGTCCCAACCACTATGTGTATGACCCATAATGGCCCATCACCCACCTGA
- the kcnc1b gene encoding potassium voltage-gated channel subfamily C member 1b isoform X3: MGLSDDKDRIVINVGGIRHQTYRSTLRTLPGTRLSWLAEPDAPNHFDYDAKVEEFFFDRHPGVFAHILNYYRTGKLHCPADVCGPLYEEELAFWGIDETDVEPCCWMTYRQHREAEEALDSFGGGGLLDLGNDDAEPELEHATEDDVDEMTRRLAQGDTHDTRTGSLWSRWQKHVWALFEDPYSSKYARWVALASLFFILVSITTFCLETHEAFNPIINRTEVEVVDNVTVVHTYQETETALYLTYIEGVCVVWFTFEFLMRITFCPNKCDFIRNALNIIDFVAILPFYLEVGLSGLSSKAAKDVLGFLRVVRFVRILRIFKLTRHFVGLRVLGHTLRASTNEFLLLIIFLALGVLIFATMIYYAERIGANPNDPRASEHTHFKNIPIGFWWAVVTMTTLGYGDMYPQTTSGMLVGALCALAGVLTIAMPVPVIVNNFGMYYSLAMAKQKLPKKKNRHIPRAPQPGSPNFCKSSMSSQQPSPIPHDDVFEIKFQDSKLNGEAANAALANEDCPHIDQAISPEEIFSPSERERPCFLVTTAERPNHTGGRVRRDWMSCAHSVFGLSPTSDHDDEFHT; this comes from the exons ATGGGCCTGAGCGACGACAAGGATCGCATTGTGATAAACGTGGGAGGGATCAGACATCAGACATACCGCAGCACCCTGCGCACCCTACCTGGCACCCGGCTGTCCTGGCTGGCCGAGCCTGATGCACCCAACCACTTTGACTATGACGCCAAAGTCGAGGAGTTCTTCTTCGACCGCCACCCGGGCGTGTTTGCGCACATCCTCAACTACTACCGGACAGGTAAGCTGCACTGCCCGGCTGATGTGTGCGGGCCTCTGTATGAGGAGGAGCTGGCCTTCTGGGGGATTGATGAGACGGACGTGGAGCCGTGCTGCTGGATGACCTACCGGCAGCACCGGGAGGCGGAGGAGGCCCTTGATAGTTTCGGCGGGGGGGGCCTGTTAGACCTGGGGAATGATGATGCGGAGCCCGAGCTGGAGCACGCTACCGAGGACGATGTGGATGAGATGACGAGGAGGCTGGCGCAGGGAGACACTCATGACACCAGGACTGGGAGCCTGTGGAGCCGCTGGCAGAAACATGTGTGGGCTCTGTTTGAGGACCCTTACTCCTCTAAATATGCAAGG TGGGTGGCTCTGGCCTCGCTGTTCTTTATCCTGGTGTCCATCACCACCTTCTGTCTGGAGACCCACGAGGCCTTCAACCCCATCATCAACCGCAccgaggtggaggtggtggacaaCGTCACAGTGGTGCACACCTACCAGGAGACTGAGACTGCGCTCTACCTCACCTACATCGAAGGCGTCTGCGTGGTGTGGTTCACTTTTGAGTTTCTAATGCGAATAACTTTCTGCCCGAACAAATGTGACTTCATTCGGAACGCCCTGAACATCATCGACTTCGTGGCCATCCTGCCCTTCTACCTGGAGGTTGGCCTCAGCGGGCTCTCCTCCAAGGCGGCGAAGGACGTGCTGGGTTTCCTGAGAGTGGTCCGCTTCGTGCGGATCCTGCGTATCTTCAAGCTGACCCGTCACTTTGTGGGGCTGAGGGTGCTGGGCCACACGCTGAGGGCCAGCACCAACGAGTTCCTTCTCCTCATCATCTTCCTCGCCCTCGGCGTGCTCATCTTTGCTACTATGATCTACTACGCTGAACGGATTGGAGCCAACCCCAACGACCCTCGAGCCAGCGAGCACACGCACTTCAAGAACATCCCGATTGGATTCTGGTGGGCCGTGGTGACCATGACGACCCTCGGCTATGGAGACATGTACCCTCAGACGACCTCCGGTATGCTGGTCGGAGCCTTGTGCGCCCTGGCGGGCGTGCTCACCATCGCCATGCCTGTACCTGTGATTGTCAACAACTTTGGAATGTATTACTCTCTGGCCATGGCGAAACAGAAActaccaaagaaaaaaaacaggcacaTCCCTCGGGCACCCCAACCAGGCTCTCCAAACTTCTGTAAGTCGAGCATGAGCTCCCAACAACCGAGCCCCATACCCCACGACGACGTTTTCGAGATAAAGTTTCAAG ATTCCAAGCTGAACGGCGAGGCGGCTAACGCAGCTCTGGCCAACGAAGACTGCCCTCACATAGACCAGGCCATATCTCCGGAGGAAATCTTCAGCCCCAGCGAGAGAGAGCGGCCCTGCTTCCTGGTCACCACAGCTGAACGCCCCAACCACACAGGGGGCAGAGTGAGGAGGG ATTGGATGAGCTGTGCCCACAGTGTGTTTGGCCTATCTCCCACGTCTGACCACGACGATGAATTTCATACATGA
- the LOC141766133 gene encoding CD81 antigen-like isoform X1, which translates to MSKIQFPVSWRTMECSHGTKGHRGVRMSFHHFSRRTVDSSQLNTQRNTSRKLAGGVILGVALWLRHDSQTSNLLILQFEGHQAPGTFYISVYILIAVGAVMMLVGFLGCYGAIQESQCLLGTFFFFLVILFACEVAAAMWGFMNRDTISKELINFYDSAYIKAVDVSGSPSKDSAIKVLDVFHTTLDCCGKGDDTALFKQVAGTLCPRKSAEDFLKSQSCHDKLIELFSEKLYLIGLAALVVAVIMIFEMIFTMVLCCGIRNSPGAY; encoded by the exons ATGTCGAAGATTCAGTTTCCTGTTTCTTGGAGAACAATGGAGTGCAGTCATGGCACTAAAG GTCACCGAGGTGTCAGGATGTCCTTTCATCACTTCTCTCGAAGGACAGTGGACAGTTCACAGctgaacacacagagaaacactaGCAGAAAG CTCGCCGGAGGTGTGATCTTAGGAGTGGCCCTGTGGCTCCGCCATGACAGTCAAACGAGCAACCTCCTCATACTCCAGTTTGAAGGCCACCAGGCACCAGGCACCTTCTACATCA gtgTGTACATACTGATAGCTGTCGGTGCTGTGATGATGCTCGTGGGCTTCCTCGGTTGTTACGGCGCCATTCAAGAATCTCAGTGCCTGTTGGGGACG ttcttcttctttttggtgATCCTCTTCGCTTGTGAAGTGGCTGCAGCCATGTGGGGTTTCATGAACAGGGACACA ATCTCCAAAGAACTGATCAACTTCTACGACTCGGCGTACATCAAAGCTGTTGATGTGTCAGGGTCTCCCAGCAAAGACTCTGCCATCAAGGTGCTGGATGTTTTCCACACTACG CTGGACTGCTGTGGTAAAGGAGACGACACTGCGCTCTTCAAACAAGTCGCCGGCACCTTGTGTCCCAGAAAGTCAGCTGAAGATTTCCTGAAATCTCAG AGCTGCCACGATAAACTGATCGAGCTGTTCTCGGAGAAGCTCTACCTGATCGGTCTGGCCGCCTTGGTGGTTGCTGTCATCATG ATCTTCGAGATGATCTTCACCATGGTGCTCTGTTGTGGGATCCGTAACAGCCCTGGAGCGTACTAG
- the LOC141766133 gene encoding CD81 antigen-like isoform X2, which translates to MVVAGCTKCIKYMLFFFNFIFWLAGGVILGVALWLRHDSQTSNLLILQFEGHQAPGTFYISVYILIAVGAVMMLVGFLGCYGAIQESQCLLGTFFFFLVILFACEVAAAMWGFMNRDTISKELINFYDSAYIKAVDVSGSPSKDSAIKVLDVFHTTLDCCGKGDDTALFKQVAGTLCPRKSAEDFLKSQSCHDKLIELFSEKLYLIGLAALVVAVIMIFEMIFTMVLCCGIRNSPGAY; encoded by the exons ATGGTTGTGGCGGGCTGCACGAAATGCATAAAATAtatgttatttttctttaatttcattttctGG CTCGCCGGAGGTGTGATCTTAGGAGTGGCCCTGTGGCTCCGCCATGACAGTCAAACGAGCAACCTCCTCATACTCCAGTTTGAAGGCCACCAGGCACCAGGCACCTTCTACATCA gtgTGTACATACTGATAGCTGTCGGTGCTGTGATGATGCTCGTGGGCTTCCTCGGTTGTTACGGCGCCATTCAAGAATCTCAGTGCCTGTTGGGGACG ttcttcttctttttggtgATCCTCTTCGCTTGTGAAGTGGCTGCAGCCATGTGGGGTTTCATGAACAGGGACACA ATCTCCAAAGAACTGATCAACTTCTACGACTCGGCGTACATCAAAGCTGTTGATGTGTCAGGGTCTCCCAGCAAAGACTCTGCCATCAAGGTGCTGGATGTTTTCCACACTACG CTGGACTGCTGTGGTAAAGGAGACGACACTGCGCTCTTCAAACAAGTCGCCGGCACCTTGTGTCCCAGAAAGTCAGCTGAAGATTTCCTGAAATCTCAG AGCTGCCACGATAAACTGATCGAGCTGTTCTCGGAGAAGCTCTACCTGATCGGTCTGGCCGCCTTGGTGGTTGCTGTCATCATG ATCTTCGAGATGATCTTCACCATGGTGCTCTGTTGTGGGATCCGTAACAGCCCTGGAGCGTACTAG
- the kcnc1b gene encoding potassium voltage-gated channel subfamily C member 1b isoform X1, giving the protein MGLSDDKDRIVINVGGIRHQTYRSTLRTLPGTRLSWLAEPDAPNHFDYDAKVEEFFFDRHPGVFAHILNYYRTGKLHCPADVCGPLYEEELAFWGIDETDVEPCCWMTYRQHREAEEALDSFGGGGLLDLGNDDAEPELEHATEDDVDEMTRRLAQGDTHDTRTGSLWSRWQKHVWALFEDPYSSKYARWVALASLFFILVSITTFCLETHEAFNPIINRTEVEVVDNVTVVHTYQETETALYLTYIEGVCVVWFTFEFLMRITFCPNKCDFIRNALNIIDFVAILPFYLEVGLSGLSSKAAKDVLGFLRVVRFVRILRIFKLTRHFVGLRVLGHTLRASTNEFLLLIIFLALGVLIFATMIYYAERIGANPNDPRASEHTHFKNIPIGFWWAVVTMTTLGYGDMYPQTTSGMLVGALCALAGVLTIAMPVPVIVNNFGMYYSLAMAKQKLPKKKNRHIPRAPQPGSPNFCKSSMSSQQPSPIPHDDVFEIKFQDSKLNGEAANAALANEDCPHIDQAISPEEIFSPSERERPCFLVTTAERPNHTGGRVRRGYEKPWSLNSMSGMSGDASGVSSVSALPCSPPCLMQHSHSPIPSIM; this is encoded by the exons ATGGGCCTGAGCGACGACAAGGATCGCATTGTGATAAACGTGGGAGGGATCAGACATCAGACATACCGCAGCACCCTGCGCACCCTACCTGGCACCCGGCTGTCCTGGCTGGCCGAGCCTGATGCACCCAACCACTTTGACTATGACGCCAAAGTCGAGGAGTTCTTCTTCGACCGCCACCCGGGCGTGTTTGCGCACATCCTCAACTACTACCGGACAGGTAAGCTGCACTGCCCGGCTGATGTGTGCGGGCCTCTGTATGAGGAGGAGCTGGCCTTCTGGGGGATTGATGAGACGGACGTGGAGCCGTGCTGCTGGATGACCTACCGGCAGCACCGGGAGGCGGAGGAGGCCCTTGATAGTTTCGGCGGGGGGGGCCTGTTAGACCTGGGGAATGATGATGCGGAGCCCGAGCTGGAGCACGCTACCGAGGACGATGTGGATGAGATGACGAGGAGGCTGGCGCAGGGAGACACTCATGACACCAGGACTGGGAGCCTGTGGAGCCGCTGGCAGAAACATGTGTGGGCTCTGTTTGAGGACCCTTACTCCTCTAAATATGCAAGG TGGGTGGCTCTGGCCTCGCTGTTCTTTATCCTGGTGTCCATCACCACCTTCTGTCTGGAGACCCACGAGGCCTTCAACCCCATCATCAACCGCAccgaggtggaggtggtggacaaCGTCACAGTGGTGCACACCTACCAGGAGACTGAGACTGCGCTCTACCTCACCTACATCGAAGGCGTCTGCGTGGTGTGGTTCACTTTTGAGTTTCTAATGCGAATAACTTTCTGCCCGAACAAATGTGACTTCATTCGGAACGCCCTGAACATCATCGACTTCGTGGCCATCCTGCCCTTCTACCTGGAGGTTGGCCTCAGCGGGCTCTCCTCCAAGGCGGCGAAGGACGTGCTGGGTTTCCTGAGAGTGGTCCGCTTCGTGCGGATCCTGCGTATCTTCAAGCTGACCCGTCACTTTGTGGGGCTGAGGGTGCTGGGCCACACGCTGAGGGCCAGCACCAACGAGTTCCTTCTCCTCATCATCTTCCTCGCCCTCGGCGTGCTCATCTTTGCTACTATGATCTACTACGCTGAACGGATTGGAGCCAACCCCAACGACCCTCGAGCCAGCGAGCACACGCACTTCAAGAACATCCCGATTGGATTCTGGTGGGCCGTGGTGACCATGACGACCCTCGGCTATGGAGACATGTACCCTCAGACGACCTCCGGTATGCTGGTCGGAGCCTTGTGCGCCCTGGCGGGCGTGCTCACCATCGCCATGCCTGTACCTGTGATTGTCAACAACTTTGGAATGTATTACTCTCTGGCCATGGCGAAACAGAAActaccaaagaaaaaaaacaggcacaTCCCTCGGGCACCCCAACCAGGCTCTCCAAACTTCTGTAAGTCGAGCATGAGCTCCCAACAACCGAGCCCCATACCCCACGACGACGTTTTCGAGATAAAGTTTCAAG ATTCCAAGCTGAACGGCGAGGCGGCTAACGCAGCTCTGGCCAACGAAGACTGCCCTCACATAGACCAGGCCATATCTCCGGAGGAAATCTTCAGCCCCAGCGAGAGAGAGCGGCCCTGCTTCCTGGTCACCACAGCTGAACGCCCCAACCACACAGGGGGCAGAGTGAGGAGGG GTTATGAAAAGCCTTGGAGCCTTAACAGCATGTCTGGCATGAGCGGGGATGCCTCTGGAGTGTCCTCAGTGTCCGCCCTGCCCTGCAGCCCACCTTGTCTAATGCAGCACTCACATTCTCCCATCCCATCCATTATGTAG